Proteins encoded together in one bacterium window:
- a CDS encoding GNAT family N-acetyltransferase — MVREVKTLPEFQEIAGLWDDLYQRSQISNLFLTHAWLNLWIRHFGNGQTFTLLYLPDGTDDLEAGVVLKRHDKAIGFIDNNFSAYPDFLATPQSTGGISNLLAYLRGKYYPPKLVFADTSTNSLLCRNVDRLARERWIPISKYPSQMRAVALAGTFDDYLSAQGAKFRSEIRRKVRRAQREHRVSLKLLSQGHERDEVFELIRIVEQDSWKAQAGSAIIRNEDQMHFYQEVFDHYAGQNKARVYALYFNDQPVSFVLGILSDRKYYALKTSYRLDCREYAPGLVLFAMVLDSLFHGKEADRLEFLGSDARWKEEFSNHREDFCTLELYPMGLKSLTYSILYRYIRPIIKRLKTQYSFLSGNL, encoded by the coding sequence ATGGTTCGAGAGGTTAAGACCCTTCCGGAATTTCAGGAAATTGCGGGATTGTGGGACGATCTCTATCAGCGCTCCCAGATCAGCAACCTTTTTTTAACTCACGCCTGGCTCAATCTCTGGATCAGGCATTTTGGCAACGGCCAGACTTTCACTCTGCTGTACCTGCCGGACGGGACTGACGATTTAGAGGCTGGTGTTGTTTTGAAGCGGCATGACAAGGCCATCGGCTTCATTGACAACAACTTTTCCGCGTACCCTGATTTTTTGGCCACACCGCAGTCAACGGGAGGTATTTCGAACCTTTTGGCGTACCTGAGGGGGAAGTATTATCCCCCCAAACTCGTTTTTGCCGATACCAGCACCAACTCCCTTCTGTGCAGGAATGTTGACCGGCTGGCCAGAGAGCGATGGATTCCGATCAGCAAATATCCATCGCAGATGCGGGCAGTGGCCCTGGCCGGGACATTCGACGATTACCTGAGTGCTCAGGGAGCAAAGTTCAGGTCGGAAATACGGCGCAAGGTGCGCCGGGCACAGAGAGAGCATCGGGTCAGCCTGAAGCTGTTATCGCAGGGGCATGAGCGGGATGAGGTATTTGAGCTGATCAGGATAGTAGAACAGGATTCCTGGAAGGCTCAGGCAGGATCAGCCATTATTCGCAACGAGGATCAGATGCATTTCTATCAGGAGGTTTTCGATCATTATGCCGGGCAGAACAAAGCGCGGGTTTATGCTCTGTATTTTAACGATCAGCCCGTATCGTTTGTTTTGGGAATTCTGTCAGACCGCAAATACTACGCCCTGAAAACCTCTTACCGGCTCGACTGCCGCGAGTATGCCCCGGGGCTGGTCCTGTTCGCCATGGTTCTCGACTCGCTTTTTCACGGTAAGGAAGCAGACAGGCTGGAATTCCTTGGTTCCGATGCTCGATGGAAGGAGGAGTTTTCTAATCATCGGGAAGATTTTTGTACTCTTGAGCTCTATCCGATGGGTTTGAAGTCGCTCACCTACTCTATACTTTACCGATATATTCGCCCGATTATCAAAAGATTAAAAACTCAATATTCTTTCCTGTCCGGTAACTTATAA
- a CDS encoding polysaccharide deacetylase family protein, which yields MNAIHKIKYRTKRFVVPILFRCGYYSWLLRKRGRDNRCLILMYHRIGNQEAEGGHRNSQDGGISRWNFEKQMQFLSEHMTPVSLPFLVKSLNARLLIPPRSVVVTFDDGYADNYLNAYPILKKYRIPATIFLATGYISTGRRFWWDQLRAMIRQNPKLPWVLEKNGLLPPKFYRTWFSADPCGHPEMVESLISYIWRRQNMCPDEWVDLLGREFDSHPPTDDYAPLTWEQVQEMSRHNLDFGSHTVSHPNMVHLSSQKVEEELGVSKNTIEHYLGRPVEGFAYPIGRREHYDTRIKALVRKVGFQYACTAQLGCIYPEKWDVFSLNRIPPPDSLPYFVRDLSHYLTLPVP from the coding sequence ATGAATGCTATCCATAAAATCAAATACAGAACCAAGCGCTTTGTTGTGCCCATCCTGTTTCGCTGCGGTTACTATTCCTGGCTCTTACGGAAAAGGGGCAGGGACAATCGCTGCCTGATTCTGATGTATCACCGGATTGGCAACCAGGAGGCTGAAGGAGGACATCGCAATAGTCAGGATGGAGGAATCAGCCGGTGGAATTTTGAAAAGCAGATGCAATTTCTCAGTGAGCATATGACTCCGGTTTCTCTTCCTTTTCTGGTCAAAAGTCTCAATGCCCGGCTTCTTATCCCTCCCAGATCCGTGGTGGTCACCTTTGATGATGGATATGCAGATAATTACCTCAATGCCTACCCGATTTTAAAAAAATACCGCATTCCGGCGACCATTTTCCTGGCCACCGGGTATATCAGCACCGGCAGGCGGTTCTGGTGGGATCAGTTGCGGGCCATGATCCGGCAAAATCCCAAATTACCGTGGGTTCTGGAAAAAAACGGGCTTCTTCCTCCAAAGTTTTACCGCACGTGGTTTTCGGCTGATCCCTGCGGCCACCCTGAGATGGTGGAATCGCTGATATCCTATATCTGGAGGCGACAGAATATGTGTCCGGATGAATGGGTAGATCTTTTAGGACGGGAATTTGACAGCCATCCTCCGACCGATGATTATGCTCCCCTGACCTGGGAGCAGGTCCAGGAGATGAGCCGCCATAACCTTGACTTTGGCTCGCATACGGTCAGTCACCCGAATATGGTGCATCTTTCTTCCCAAAAGGTTGAAGAAGAGCTGGGAGTTTCCAAGAATACTATCGAACACTACCTGGGCCGTCCGGTGGAAGGGTTTGCCTATCCGATCGGGCGGAGGGAGCATTATGATACCCGGATCAAGGCCCTGGTGCGCAAAGTTGGCTTCCAGTATGCCTGTACAGCTCAACTGGGCTGCATATACCCGGAAAAGTGGGACGTATTTTCCCTGAACCGGATTCCCCCGCCGGATTCTTTGCCGTATTTTGTGCGGGACCTCAGCCATTACCTGACTCTCCCCGTCCCATGA